The following coding sequences lie in one Paenibacillus durus ATCC 35681 genomic window:
- the tsaE gene encoding tRNA (adenosine(37)-N6)-threonylcarbamoyltransferase complex ATPase subunit type 1 TsaE codes for MENNPEAVFTFHSRSLRETEALAEELAAAAAPGWVIGLDGDLGAGKTAFSQSFARHLGVQGIVSSPTFTIIKEYAGRIPLYHMDVYRLSAHEADELGLDEYFYGQGVCLVEWSSILSDLMPERHLHIRLETTGPEERVITVTAAGEPYEGVCRGLIQKWGYSKHDECN; via the coding sequence TTGGAAAATAATCCGGAAGCGGTATTTACTTTTCATTCCCGCAGCCTGCGGGAGACCGAAGCATTGGCGGAGGAGCTGGCCGCCGCAGCCGCGCCGGGCTGGGTCATCGGACTCGACGGCGATTTGGGCGCGGGCAAAACCGCGTTCTCGCAGAGCTTTGCCCGGCATTTGGGAGTCCAGGGCATTGTCAGCAGTCCAACGTTCACGATTATTAAGGAATACGCAGGGCGTATTCCGCTTTACCATATGGATGTGTACCGGCTGTCGGCCCATGAGGCTGACGAGCTTGGTTTGGACGAATATTTCTATGGGCAGGGAGTTTGCCTGGTGGAATGGAGCAGCATACTTTCGGACCTGATGCCCGAGCGGCATTTGCATATCCGCCTGGAGACGACAGGGCCGGAGGAACGCGTGATCACAGTAACTGCGGCCGGGGAGCCTTATGAGGGCGTCTGCCGCGGTCTGATACAGAAGTGGGGTTATAGCAAGCATGACGAATGCAATTGA
- the tsaB gene encoding tRNA (adenosine(37)-N6)-threonylcarbamoyltransferase complex dimerization subunit type 1 TsaB yields the protein MTNAIEQPRKRFLALDTATATLGVAVTEGGRVLHEINASGERNHSVHLLPIIGEALQASGGSEMLDGISVGVGPGSYTGTRIAITAAKSLAWGWKLPVAGVSTLQALAWGGWSSGAGSPDEAAAGNERSADGFGPDWIIPLLDARRGQAYTALFAAGGGSAPQRLAPDRIRLMKDWVQSLTERLEKAKALGESPRRLWFVGETAVHGSGETLGPLEGVAELRVLPYELEGRWIGFLGEARHASGDTDDVHGLIPNYTQLAEAEANLLKAGKGGVKSR from the coding sequence ATGACGAATGCAATTGAACAGCCGCGCAAGCGGTTTTTGGCGTTGGATACGGCGACGGCAACGCTCGGCGTGGCAGTGACCGAGGGCGGCAGGGTGCTGCATGAAATTAATGCGTCGGGAGAACGCAACCATTCCGTGCATCTTCTGCCGATTATCGGCGAGGCGCTGCAGGCTTCGGGCGGAAGCGAAATGCTGGACGGCATTTCCGTCGGCGTAGGACCCGGTTCCTATACGGGAACCCGGATTGCCATTACGGCGGCCAAGTCGCTGGCGTGGGGCTGGAAGCTGCCCGTCGCCGGCGTGTCCACGCTGCAGGCGCTGGCCTGGGGCGGCTGGAGCAGCGGCGCGGGAAGCCCGGACGAAGCCGCCGCCGGGAATGAACGGTCCGCTGACGGCTTCGGACCGGACTGGATTATTCCGCTGCTCGATGCGCGGCGCGGTCAGGCGTATACGGCTCTGTTCGCCGCAGGCGGCGGGAGTGCGCCGCAGCGCCTTGCGCCGGACCGGATACGCCTGATGAAGGATTGGGTGCAGTCCCTGACGGAGCGCCTGGAGAAAGCTAAGGCGCTAGGGGAGTCCCCCCGCCGGCTCTGGTTTGTCGGCGAGACGGCGGTTCACGGAAGCGGAGAAACACTGGGGCCGCTGGAGGGCGTAGCCGAGCTGCGCGTTTTGCCTTATGAGCTGGAAGGCCGCTGGATCGGATTTCTTGGGGAAGCGCGGCATGCATCCGGAGATACCGACGATGTGCACGGCTTAATTCCCAATTATACACAGCTTGCGGAAGCGGAAGCGAATCTGCTCAAAGCCGGTAAAGGAGGCGTGAAATCGAGATGA
- the rimI gene encoding ribosomal protein S18-alanine N-acetyltransferase, producing MTEAEPAKGREEGLSFRLMKVEDIPDILVIEHEAFTMPWTGEAFRNELTHNHFARYMVMEFDGSIIGYAGMWAIVDEAHVTNIALLEAYRGRKWGERLLDELMKTAAYLGMKSITLEVRVSNEVAQNLYRKKGFRPAGLRKGYYSDNREDALIMWADLPSYLDYGVMEGRV from the coding sequence ATGACGGAAGCTGAACCGGCAAAAGGGCGGGAAGAAGGTCTTAGTTTTCGGTTGATGAAAGTGGAAGATATCCCCGATATTCTCGTGATCGAACATGAAGCCTTTACGATGCCCTGGACAGGAGAGGCCTTCCGCAATGAGCTTACGCATAATCATTTTGCCAGGTACATGGTTATGGAGTTTGATGGCAGTATTATCGGCTACGCGGGAATGTGGGCGATTGTAGACGAGGCGCATGTGACGAATATTGCGCTGCTTGAGGCGTACCGGGGGCGGAAATGGGGCGAAAGGCTGCTAGATGAGCTGATGAAGACCGCCGCCTATCTCGGGATGAAATCGATCACACTGGAAGTGCGCGTATCCAACGAAGTCGCCCAGAATTTGTACCGCAAAAAAGGATTTCGGCCCGCCGGCCTGCGCAAAGGATATTATTCCGACAACCGCGAGGATGCGCTGATTATGTGGGCGGATCTGCCGTCTTATCTGGATTACGGGGTTATGGAAGGAAGAGTGTGA
- the tsaD gene encoding tRNA (adenosine(37)-N6)-threonylcarbamoyltransferase complex transferase subunit TsaD, whose amino-acid sequence MKDETGAPKPVYILAIETSCDETSAAVVKDGYEVLSNIISSQIETHRAFGGVVPEVASRKHVEVITLIVEEALARAGVTPDRLDAVAVTQGPGLVGALLVGVVAAKSLALAWNKPLIGTHHIAGHIYAGRLVQELKYPCLALVASGGHTELVSLEAEGRFRIIGRTRDDAVGEAYDKVARALGFPYPGGPHVDKLAHEAAEAAALPRVWLEPDSYDFSLSGLKSAVLNLVNQSRMKGLEPDVAAIARGFQESVVEVLVEKAVRAVRATEARQLLLCGGVAANRGLREALAARCESEGIELIIPPAVYCTDNAAMIGAAAYVKWSHGGGTPLDMVADPGFSLEDWSVKGY is encoded by the coding sequence ATGAAGGACGAAACGGGCGCTCCAAAGCCTGTCTATATATTGGCAATCGAGACAAGCTGCGACGAGACGTCGGCGGCTGTTGTAAAAGACGGCTATGAGGTGCTGTCGAACATTATCTCCAGCCAGATCGAAACTCACCGCGCTTTCGGCGGTGTGGTGCCTGAAGTGGCCTCCCGCAAGCATGTGGAGGTCATTACGCTTATTGTGGAAGAGGCGCTTGCCCGGGCCGGGGTCACTCCGGATAGGCTGGACGCGGTCGCGGTAACGCAGGGACCGGGACTGGTCGGAGCTCTGCTGGTCGGCGTCGTGGCCGCTAAAAGCCTGGCGCTGGCCTGGAACAAGCCGCTGATCGGGACGCATCATATCGCCGGACATATTTATGCGGGCCGGCTGGTGCAAGAGCTGAAGTATCCATGCCTGGCGCTGGTAGCTTCCGGGGGACATACGGAGCTGGTCAGCCTGGAAGCGGAAGGGCGCTTCCGGATTATCGGGCGCACGCGGGACGATGCGGTTGGCGAAGCCTACGACAAGGTGGCCCGGGCGCTCGGCTTCCCCTATCCCGGGGGGCCACATGTGGACAAGCTGGCGCATGAAGCGGCGGAAGCGGCGGCGCTGCCGAGGGTGTGGCTGGAGCCGGATTCCTACGATTTCAGCCTCAGCGGCCTGAAGTCGGCGGTGCTGAATCTGGTGAACCAGAGCCGGATGAAAGGGCTGGAGCCTGATGTGGCGGCCATCGCCCGCGGCTTCCAGGAATCGGTCGTCGAGGTGCTGGTGGAAAAAGCGGTCCGCGCCGTCCGCGCGACGGAAGCGCGGCAGCTGCTGTTGTGCGGCGGCGTAGCTGCGAACCGGGGGCTGCGCGAGGCGCTTGCGGCCCGCTGTGAAAGTGAAGGCATAGAGCTGATCATTCCTCCGGCCGTATACTGCACGGATAACGCCGCGATGATCGGCGCAGCCGCTTATGTGAAATGGAGCCATGGCGGCGGAACGCCGCTGGACATGGTGGCCGATCCCGGCTTTTCCCTGGAAGATTGGTCGGTTAAGGGCTATTGA